One part of the Falco peregrinus isolate bFalPer1 chromosome 14, bFalPer1.pri, whole genome shotgun sequence genome encodes these proteins:
- the SLC38A7 gene encoding sodium-coupled neutral amino acid transporter 7 isoform X2, with protein sequence MAQGTGSINSDYKDWEWSADAGERARLLQSPSVETVPKSGESQGNSLGATSALGAVFIVVNAALGAGLLNFPAAFNMAGGVAAGIALQMCMLIFIIGGLVILAYCSQASNERTYQEVVWAVCGKVPGVLCEVAIAVYTFGTCIAFLIIIGDQEDKKPEEAGSSHWYTDRKFTISITAFLLILPLSIPKEIGFQKYASSLSVIGTWYVTAVIIIKYIWPDKELVPVEIPTSPSTWTAVFNAVPTICFGFQCHVSSVPVFNSMKQPEVKTWGAVVTAAMVIALFVYTGTGVCGFLTFGAGVEQDVLLSYPSNDIPVALARAFIILCVLTSYPILHFCGRAVLEGLWLRYTGVTVEEDVVRERRRRLLQTISWFLLTLLLALFIPDIGKVISVIGGLAACFIFVFPGLCLIQAKLSEIQETRAISWWAQVSYGVFMVTLGAFIFGQTTANAIFVDLTA encoded by the exons ATGGCTCAGGGGACCGGGAGCATCAACAGTGACTACAAGGACTGGGAGTGGAGCGCTGATGCTGGGGAACGGGCCAGgctcctgcagagccccagTGTGGAGACGGTGCCGAAGAGCGGAGAGAGCCAGGGAAACAGTCTGGGGGCCACGTCGGCTTTGGGAGCCGTCTTCATCGTGGTCAATGCTGCCCTTGGGGCTGGGCTGCTCAATTTCCCTGCCGCCTTCAACATGGCTGGTGGCGTGGCTGCGGGCATTGCGCTGCAAATG tGCATGTTGATCTTCATCATCGGAGGCTTGGTCATCCTGGCATACTGCTCGCAGGCCAGCAACGAACGGACCTACCAGGAGGTTGTGTGGGCTGTCTGCGGGAAGGTGCCTGGTGTGCTGTGTGAGGTTGCCATCGCCGTCTACACCTTTGGCACCTGCATCGCTTTCCTCATCATCATTGGAGACCAGGAGGACAAGA AGCCCGAGGAAGCTGGAAGCAGCCACTGGTACACAGACCGCAAGTTCACCATCAGCATCACCGCCTTCCTCCTTATTCTGCCCCTCTCCATCCCCAAGGAGATCGGCTTCCAAAAATATGCCAG CTCCCTAAGTGTGATCGGCACCTGGTATGTCACAGCAGTCATTATCATCAAGTACATCTGGCCTGACAAGGAGTTGGTGCCTGTGGAGATCCCCACCAG cccctccaCCTGGACAGCTGTCTTCAATGCTGTGCCCACCATCTGCTTTGGGTTCCAG TGCCATGTGAGCAGCGTGCCCGTCTTTAACAGCATGAAGCAGCCAGAGGTGAAGACCTGGGGAGCGGTGGTGACAGCGGCCATGGTGATAGCTCTTTTTGTCTACACGGGCACTG GTGTCTGTGGCTTCCTGACGTTTGGAGCCGGCGTGGAGCAGGATGTCTTGCTGTCCTACCCCTCCAATGACATCCCTGTTGCCCTCGCCCGGGCCTTCATCATCCTCTGTGTGCTGACATCCTACCCCATCCTGCACTTCTGTGGCCG ggctgtctTGGAAGGTCTCTGGCTCCGCTACACTGGAGTGACGGTGGAGGAGGACGTGGTTCGGGAGAGGAGGAGGCGCCTGCTTCAGACCATCAGCTGGTTCCTCTTGACCCTTCTCCTGGCTCTCTTCATCCCTGACATTGGCAAAGTCATCTCTGTCATTGGGGGCTTGGCCGCCTGCTTCATCTTTGTCTTCCCAG GACTCTGCCTGATTCAAGCCAAGCTCTCTGAGATCCAAGAAACCAGGGCAATCAG CTGGTGGGCCCAGGTCAGCTATGGGGTGTTCATGGTCACCCTTGGAGCCTTCATCTTTGGACAGACCACTGCCAATGCCATCTTCGTGGATCTCACAGCCTGA
- the SLC38A7 gene encoding sodium-coupled neutral amino acid transporter 7 isoform X1 — protein MAQGTGSINSDYKDWEWSADAGERARLLQSPSVETVPKSGESQGNSLGATSALGAVFIVVNAALGAGLLNFPAAFNMAGGVAAGIALQMCMLIFIIGGLVILAYCSQASNERTYQEVVWAVCGKVPGVLCEVAIAVYTFGTCIAFLIIIGDQEDKIIAALVTEPEEAGSSHWYTDRKFTISITAFLLILPLSIPKEIGFQKYASSLSVIGTWYVTAVIIIKYIWPDKELVPVEIPTSPSTWTAVFNAVPTICFGFQCHVSSVPVFNSMKQPEVKTWGAVVTAAMVIALFVYTGTGVCGFLTFGAGVEQDVLLSYPSNDIPVALARAFIILCVLTSYPILHFCGRAVLEGLWLRYTGVTVEEDVVRERRRRLLQTISWFLLTLLLALFIPDIGKVISVIGGLAACFIFVFPGLCLIQAKLSEIQETRAISWWAQVSYGVFMVTLGAFIFGQTTANAIFVDLTA, from the exons ATGGCTCAGGGGACCGGGAGCATCAACAGTGACTACAAGGACTGGGAGTGGAGCGCTGATGCTGGGGAACGGGCCAGgctcctgcagagccccagTGTGGAGACGGTGCCGAAGAGCGGAGAGAGCCAGGGAAACAGTCTGGGGGCCACGTCGGCTTTGGGAGCCGTCTTCATCGTGGTCAATGCTGCCCTTGGGGCTGGGCTGCTCAATTTCCCTGCCGCCTTCAACATGGCTGGTGGCGTGGCTGCGGGCATTGCGCTGCAAATG tGCATGTTGATCTTCATCATCGGAGGCTTGGTCATCCTGGCATACTGCTCGCAGGCCAGCAACGAACGGACCTACCAGGAGGTTGTGTGGGCTGTCTGCGGGAAGGTGCCTGGTGTGCTGTGTGAGGTTGCCATCGCCGTCTACACCTTTGGCACCTGCATCGCTTTCCTCATCATCATTGGAGACCAGGAGGACAAGA TCATTGCTGCTCTGGTGACAGAGCCCGAGGAAGCTGGAAGCAGCCACTGGTACACAGACCGCAAGTTCACCATCAGCATCACCGCCTTCCTCCTTATTCTGCCCCTCTCCATCCCCAAGGAGATCGGCTTCCAAAAATATGCCAG CTCCCTAAGTGTGATCGGCACCTGGTATGTCACAGCAGTCATTATCATCAAGTACATCTGGCCTGACAAGGAGTTGGTGCCTGTGGAGATCCCCACCAG cccctccaCCTGGACAGCTGTCTTCAATGCTGTGCCCACCATCTGCTTTGGGTTCCAG TGCCATGTGAGCAGCGTGCCCGTCTTTAACAGCATGAAGCAGCCAGAGGTGAAGACCTGGGGAGCGGTGGTGACAGCGGCCATGGTGATAGCTCTTTTTGTCTACACGGGCACTG GTGTCTGTGGCTTCCTGACGTTTGGAGCCGGCGTGGAGCAGGATGTCTTGCTGTCCTACCCCTCCAATGACATCCCTGTTGCCCTCGCCCGGGCCTTCATCATCCTCTGTGTGCTGACATCCTACCCCATCCTGCACTTCTGTGGCCG ggctgtctTGGAAGGTCTCTGGCTCCGCTACACTGGAGTGACGGTGGAGGAGGACGTGGTTCGGGAGAGGAGGAGGCGCCTGCTTCAGACCATCAGCTGGTTCCTCTTGACCCTTCTCCTGGCTCTCTTCATCCCTGACATTGGCAAAGTCATCTCTGTCATTGGGGGCTTGGCCGCCTGCTTCATCTTTGTCTTCCCAG GACTCTGCCTGATTCAAGCCAAGCTCTCTGAGATCCAAGAAACCAGGGCAATCAG CTGGTGGGCCCAGGTCAGCTATGGGGTGTTCATGGTCACCCTTGGAGCCTTCATCTTTGGACAGACCACTGCCAATGCCATCTTCGTGGATCTCACAGCCTGA